The proteins below come from a single Mytilus edulis chromosome 5, xbMytEdul2.2, whole genome shotgun sequence genomic window:
- the LOC139523029 gene encoding U6 snRNA phosphodiesterase 1-like yields MSLLVEYSDSESDVDSELEQAACPKKMKFSEKTDKHPDPKRQQLPLPDSIVKLFDKEEKHEDDSSKHGGRIRTFSHEKGNWATLVYIPYEADNHLTDMVEELLLCLRPLEFNMMEEFHMSLSRTVTIRHHWIQSLVDSLQSKVSLLSSFPCEMTKLKFYVNDEKTRSFLAIEVASITKTLSKYVQVVDTCFKEFKLQTYYKNPSFHISLAWCVGDVISKISKEKTEELEKIWNTTCEENPELKYFYARKVNCKTGNRVFSFDVTDT; encoded by the exons ATGTCACTATTAGTTGAATATTCAGACAGTGAAAGTGATGTTGATTCAGAATTAGAACAAGCAGCTTGTCCAAAGAAAATGAAATTCTCAGAAAAGACTGATAAGCATCCAGATCCCAAAAG GCAACAGCTTCCCCTACCAGATTCCATTGTTAAGTTATTTGATAAAGAAGAGAAACATGAAGATGATTCAAGTAAACATGGTGGAAGAATTCGGACATTTTCTCATGAAAAAGGAAACTGGGCAACACTTGTGTATATCCCTT ATGAAGCTGACAACCACTTAACAGATATGGTTGAAGAACTACTTCTTTGTCTAAGACCTTTAGAATTTAACATGATGGAGGAATTTCATATGAGTTTATCAAGAACAGTCACGATCAGGCATCATTGGATACAGTCACTAGTAGACTCCCTACAGTCAAAAGTATCTCTCTTGTCTAG ttttcCATGTGAAATGACAAAGCTTAAATTTTATGTAAATGATGAAAAAACAAG ATCCTTTCTTGCGATAGAAGTGGCCTCTATAACAAAGACATTATCAAAATATGTACAGGTGGTTGACACATGTTTTAAGGAGTTCAAGCTACAAACTTATTATAAG AACCCATCATTTCATATTAGTTTGGCTTGGTGTGTTGGTGATGTTATCTCTAAAATATCCAAAGAAAAGACTGAAGAATTAGAG AAAATTTGGAATACCACTTGTGAAGAAAATCCTGAACTGAAATACTTTTATGCCAGAAAAGTTAACTGTAAGACCGGGAACAGGGTGTTTAGTTTTGATGTCACAGATACTTGA
- the LOC139524944 gene encoding uncharacterized protein, which yields MELIKTKKKTLSDLNEKILESIEEEEDLDEEIEEVDRYELEIQIGITKIEKFIKEVSVSQSKNQSALNPNASDFICNNPSVQEHHRPNQIIFNSEQTSLSQSSMPTSTVSSHYNKLPKLNLPTFGGNLLEWSAFWDSYNNSVHENPSLSDVQRFNYLKSQLYGEASQCISGMQMTNTNYNQAIQILHERFGQQHKIVNAYMQNLLNLPAPTPGIRGLKSFSDTIESNIRELEGMGRHQESYGSLLIPLILNKLPCFVRQNITRDHGNDDWDISSLRKAIKKEICIQEAANANPIETDIIPTASFVTETTNKRWKSTGSKDSNNNSSVKAKRPCLFCQNPHHPNECTKITDINARTQIVKEKRVCFNCFGNHKVSECKSKYSCRNCSKKHHSSICRNNLLNENSTSNENKAVTKPVNEELQSTTETKSAAMHSAVTAHTEILLKTAVAPVWYHDESVMTNILLDEGAQNSFISQELVEKLHIKPTGIVSMQISAFGGKEGDVRNLEKATLSIETEGKERIPMEVIIVPKIAAPIHMKKRVNINSLPYLRGLQLAHPVTQDEKFSISLLVGADYYWSLVQDEIIRGDGPTAVKSKIGYLLSGPLNTDINTQQWNSTMMNVLVAHKPEECDLQKFWEIESSGLEADSDENKKNVQNLMLEYQNSSITFKENKYVAKLPWKQDHPELPTNEYIARRRTQNVIDRLAKDPDMLNLYDKIIKEQEMKDFIEKVPITEIDREHGRIHYIPHHPVKKDSNTTPIRIVYDCSCHGNPDLPSLNDCLSSAPPILNKLTSILTRFRLGKYGITTDIEKAFLQVRLDNDDRDATRFFWLSDSTDPTSELIMYRFKVVLFGATCSPFILNATLLKHLSTSQSKVATILQDLYVDNVLSSINSEEATIKYFNESRELLKQGGFNLRSWMSNSDKLRDLALSEKVLDADKVTKILGMRWDANSDTLSFAETKQLKMDTQLTKRELLRQSSAIYDPLGLLGPITIRAKTLIQDLWKKGYAWDEKLPKEIENEWTDVKNDILQITTKLQIQRYYFANEDEETTESTLHIFVDASQKAYGASVYLSKGTGSTLVIAKNRVAPLKLITLPKLELMAAVIGARLSKDVIKNLGIKRAVFWSDSQIVLHWLTSSKSSNKFVKNRVSEIKELTETHEWKYVPTEMNPADLQTRGLTASQFEDSTLWMNGPQWLTDECKWPTWTGHVEISTQLSNITGPKTHRSDDKVPSDPQRISQIIDMNRYSDLNRLLTVTGYVLKFVKKCQKKRPYRLRSSQGDRNLRTSLTEEEISLAMNLWIKDTQQDRFVKELEHISLNPKVKSLPLVQQLRLYLDENGIIRCKGRIQNSSIEENAKFPILLPKNHKLTDFVIMDAHLRNLHTGVGQTITHIRQSYWIPAIRQCVNSVLRKCIQCQKIIGKPYNSPEPPPLPKDRVKDTIPFCTTGIDFAGPLHIKDTSTQPRKVYICLFTCACIRAIHLELVPDLSLNTFILAFRRFISRKGIPQTIYSDNAPTFVAASNALQSQLNLHINWKFIPKGAPWYGGWWERLIGLTKMTLKKVFGKALVSEQSLTTILTEIETIINNRPLTYISSDIRDPEPLTPSHLLHGRIITTTEMHNDKHNANIQELDTITANKLFERKGLLLDHFAKRWSNEYLTGLREYHRASGKHTGQVNIGDVVQLGSESPRLLWRLGTIEDVIKGGDGLIRAAKVRTSRGLVTTRPIVKLYPLEL from the coding sequence ATGGAGCTTATCAAAACCAAGAAGAAGACATTGTCCGACCTCAATGAGAAGATTTTAGAATCtattgaagaagaagaagacctcGACGAAGAAATTGAAGAAGTTGACAGATACGAGTTAGAGATTCAAATTGGAATAACGAAAATTGAAAAGTTCATAAAAGAAGTAAGTGTTAGTCAGTCTAAAAATCAATCAGCTCTTAACCCTAATGCATCAGATTTTATATGCAATAACCCCAGCGTGCAAGAACATCATCGGCCTAACCAGATAATTTTCAACTCAGAGCAAACAAGCCTAAGCCAGTCAAGCATGCCCACCTCCACAGTGTCAAGTCATTATAACAAATTGCCTAAACTCAACTTGCCAACTTTCGGCGGAAATCTATTGGAATGGTCAGCCTTTTGGGATTCCTATAATAATTCCGTACATGAAAATCCTTCATTGAGTGACGTGCAacgatttaattatttaaaatcgcAACTTTATGGAGAAGCTAGCCAGTGTATTTCGGGAATGCAAATGACTAATACAAACTATAATCAAGCAATACAAATTCTACACGAGAGATTtggccaacaacacaaaatagtaaacgCATACATGCAAAATTTGCTAAATTTGCCTGCACCAACGCCCGGAATTAGGGGACTGAAATCGTTCAGTGACACAATAGAAAGTAATATACGTGAACTAGAAGGAATGGGTCGACATCAGGAATCGTACGGAAGCCTATTAATACCACTAATACTCAACAAGCTTCCATGTTTTGTCAGACAAAACATTACTCGAGACCACGGTAATGATGATTGGGATATTTCAAGTTTACGCAAAGcaataaagaaagaaatttgTATCCAAGAGGCCGCTAACGCCAATCCTATTGAAACCGATATTATCCCCACCGCATCGTTCGTGACAGAAACTACAAATAAAAGATGGAAGTCAACAGGGTCTAAAGATAGTAACAACAATAGTTCCGTTAAGGCTAAAAGGCCgtgtttgttttgtcaaaaccCGCATCACCCAAATGAATGTACAAAGATCACCGATATAAACGCCCGCACCCAAATCGTAAAGGAAAAACGAGTTTGCTTTAACTGTTTCGGTAATCACAAGGTTTCGGAATGCAAGTCAAAATACAGTTGCCGAAATTGCAGTAAGAAACATCACAGTAGCATCTGCCGTAATAATTTACTAAATGAAAACTCcacttcaaatgaaaataaagccGTAACAAAACCTGTCAACGAAGAGCTTCAAAGTACCACAGAAACAAAGAGCGCCGCTATGCATTCTGCAGTTACAGCACATACCGAAATTCTATTGAAAACCGCCGTAGCGCCCGTATGGTACCATGATGAAAGTGTTATGACTAACATTCTACTCGATGAAGGCGCCCAGAATTCATTTATTTCTCAAGAACTAGTAGAGAAACTCCATATCAAACCAACTGGTATAGTAAGCATGCAAATTTCTGCATTTGGCGGGAAAGAAGGTGATGTACGCAACCTGGAGAAAGCAACATTATCCATTGAGACCGAAGGAAAAGAAAGAATTCCAATGGAAGTAATTATTGTTCCAAAAATTGCCGCACCGATACATATGAAGAAACGGGTAAACATTAACAGCTTGCCCTATTTACGAGGATTACAACTTGCCCACCCAGTCACGCAGGATGAAAAGTTTTCCATTTCACTTCTCGTTGGAGCAGACTACTACTGGTCTTTAGTACAAGATGAAATCATTCGAGGTGACGGACCAACAGCTGTTAAATCTAAAATAGGCTATTTGCTATCAGGACCACTGAACACAGATATCAACACTCAACAATGGAACTCTACGATGATGAATGTCTTAGTTGCGCACAAACCCGAGGAGTGCGATTTACAGAAATTTTGGGAAATTGAGTCGAGCGGATTAGAGGCGGATTctgatgaaaacaaaaaaaatgtacaaaacctaATGCTTGAGTACCAAAACTCTAGCATAAcatttaaggaaaataaatatgtCGCAAAACTACCATGGAAACAAGATCATCCCGAGTTACCCACTAATGAATATATAGCAAGAAGGAGGACCCAGAATGTTATAGATAGGTTGGCTAAAGATCCGGATATGTTAAATCTATACGACAAGATTATCAAAGAACAGGAGATGAAAGACTTCATAGAAAAGGTACCCATTACAGAAATAGATCGCGAGCATGGAAGAATCCACTACATACCACACCATCCCGTTAAGAAAGATTCAAACACGACCCCTATTAGGATTGTATATGACTGCAGTTGCCATGGAAATCCAGATTTACCCAGCCTTAATGACTGCCTATCTTCAGCACCAcctattttaaataaattgacaAGCATACTTACAAGATTTAGATTAGGAAAATATGGCATCACAACGGACATAGAAAAAGCATTTTTACAAGTAAGACTTGACAATGATGACCGAGACGCCACACGTTTCTTTTGGTTATCCGATTCAACTGACCCAACAAGTGAATTGATTATGTACAGATTCAAAGTTGTTCTTTTTGGAGCAACGTGTTCGCCGTTTATTTTAAACGCAACATTACTGAAACATTTATCCACGAGTCAGAGCAAAGTAGCAACAATTCTACAAGATCTATATGTTGACAATGTACTATCTAGCATTAACTCGGAAGAAGCCACAATTAAATACTTCAATGAATCCAGAGAATTGCTAAAACAGGGAGGCTTCAACTTACGTTCATGGATGTCGAACAGCGACAAACTCAGAGATTTAGCCTTATCGGAAAAAGTACTGGATGCAGACAAGGTGACAAAAATATTGGGAATGCGCTGGGATGCAAACTCAGATACACTCAGCTTTGccgaaacaaaacaattaaagatgGACACACAGTTGACAAAACGTGAACTTTTGAGACAGTCTTCTGCTATATATGACCCGTTAGGACTACTCGGACCGATAACCATTAGAGCAAAAACACTCATTCAAGACCTTTGGAAAAAAGGTTATGCATGGGACGAGAAACTACCAAAAGAAATTGAAAACGAATGGACCGATGTGAAGAATGACATCTTACAGATAACTACGAAACTTCAAATACAGAGATACTATTTTGCAAACGAGGACGAAGAAACTACCGAGTCTACTCTACACATTTTTGTTGATGCAAGTCAGAAAGCATACGGAGCTTCCGTTTACTTGAGTAAAGGCACAGGGTCGACACTTGTTATCGCGAAGAACCGTGTTGCACCGTTAAAATTAATAACTCTACCAAAATTAGAATTAATGGCTGCAGTGATTGGAGCACGACTCTCAAAAGATGTAATCAAAAACTTAGGAATCAAAAGAGCAGTATTTTGGAGCGATAGCCAAATAGTTCTACATTGGCTCACCTCATCGAAATCGTCAAACAAGTTTGTAAAAAATCGTGTTAGTGAAATTAAAGAACTAACTGAAACTCATGAATGGAAATATGTACCCACAGAAATGAACCCAGCTGACTTACAAACACGTGGATTGACTGCATCGCAATTTGAAGATTCGACATTATGGATGAATGGACCCCAGTGGTTAACGGACGAGTGTAAATGGCCTACGTGGACAGGACATGTGGAAATAAGCACTCAGCTATCTAATATCACCGGACCAAAGACACACAGAAGTGACGATAAAGTACCAAGTGATCCGCAGCGAATATCACAAATCATAGACATGAACAGGTATTCTGATCTAAATAGACTTTTAACTGTAACTGGATACGTCTTGAAATTCGTTAAGAAGTGCCAGAAAAAACGTCCATATCGACTACGGAGTTCACAAGGTGACAGGAACCTAAGAACAAGTCTAACAGAAGAGGAAATTTCATTAGCTATGAATTTATGGATCAAAGATACACAGCAAGACAGGTTCGTGAAAGAGCTAGAACATATTTCGTTAAACCCGAAAGTTAAATCACTACCGCTTGTACAACAGTTACGTTTATATTTGGATGAAAATGGAATCATACGATGTAAAGGCAGAATACAAAATTCATCTATAGAAGAAAACGCGAAGTTTCCTATTTTACTACCAAAGAACCACAAACTTACAGATTTTGTCATTATGGACGCACATCTAAGAAATCTACATACAGGAGTCGGTCAGACAATAACACATATAAGGCAATCTTACTGGATACCAGCAATTCGACAATGTGTGAACAGTGTCTTACGTAAATGCATACAGtgccaaaaaataattggtaaaccGTATAACAGCCCGGAACCACCACCACTACCAAAGGATCGAGTAAAAGACACCATACCATTTTGCACAACTGGGATAGATTTTGCCGGACCTCTACACATCAAGGATACATCAACACAACCGCGAaaggtatatatatgtttattcacaTGTGCATGTATACGAGCTATACATTTGGAACTTGTACCTGATTTGTCATTGAACACTTTTATCCTAGCATTTAGACGTTTTATCAGTCGAAAAGGAATACCGCAAACTATTTATTCTGATAACGCACCTACATTTGTAGCCGCATCAAATGCACTTCAAAGTCAGCTGAATTTACATATCAACTGGAAATTTATTCCGAAAGGAGCGCCGTGGTATGGCGGATGGTGGGAACGTCTAATTGGCTTAACGAAAATGACATTAAAGAAAGTATTTGGTAAAGCACTCGTCAGCGAACAATCTTTGACAACAATACTCACTGAGATTGAAACTATTATAAACAATCGCCCACTTACATATATATCTTCAGATATAAGAGATCCCGAACCCTTGACGCCATCTCATCTTTTACACGGGAGGATTATTACGACCACAGAGATGCACAACGACAAACACAACGCGAATATTCAAGAACTTGATACGATCACAGCAAACAAACTATTTGAGAGAAAAGGACTCTTATTAGATCATTTCGCAAAACGCTGGTCTAATGAATATCTTACCGGATTACGTGAATATCATCGAGCCTCTGGAAAACATACTGGACAAGTTAACATCGGTGATGTAGTTCAACTAGGAAGTGAATCGCCACGACTTTTATGGAGATTAGGAACAATAGAAGACGTCATCAAAGGAGGAGATGGACTTATTCGAGCAGCAAAAGTACGGACTTCTAGAGGACTAGTTACCACACGACCAATTGTGAAGTTATATCCATTAGAACTATAG